From Acidobacteriota bacterium:
ATGCTGCTGTTCGCGCTGGCGCTCCGGAACCGCATGGGAGTTTCGATCTGATCCGAGTTGCCCGCGCGGCGGTGCGCAACGGCTCCGGGGCGCCGGCGGTATGCGTCCGTTCCCGCCTCCCGCATCCCGAACGCGCGCCCGACCGGCCCTTCCGCCGCCTCCCGGCTCCCGCCTCCCTAGCGGAGGATTCCGTCCGCCGGTAGCTTCCGCCTATCGCTTCCGCGGGCACCGGCGCGCCGCCGAACCCGTCCGGCAAGCCGGGTCCCCCGCTGCCCCGACACCGCCTTCCGCGGCCGCGGCGGTCCGATGGCCCATCGTGCGGGAAGGTAACCGGCCCGCGGGACGGCGCAGCGGCGGCCGGGCCTATCCGCCCGGTTGCGTGTCCCCTCGCTCCGCGTTCTCGACGTCCGCCGGAGGGTCGTTGCATCCGGATTCGTCGAACGTGCAGGAAGCCGTGCACCGCAAGGTCCCGGCAGCGTGCCCGCGGGACGAGCACGTGGCGCCGCCCAGGTCGGCACCGTCGCACTCCTCGGCGCCGGGTTCCCTGACGCCGTCCCCGCAGCGGTTCTCGGCGTCATCGTTGGGGCCCGAGCAGTTCCCGTCGTCCTGGTCGATCTTCCCGTCACCGTCGTTGTCGGCGCCGTCACCGCATTCCCGCACGCCGACCTCCGACGTGTCGGCGGCGGACGTGCACCCGTAGTCTTCCGGATAGTCCACCGCCCCGTCACCGTCGTTGTCGGCGCCGTCCGAACAGGCGGGCTTCCCGGTCCCCTCCTCGTGTGCATACGCCCCGGGATCCTTGGGCAGGGACCGCGCCACGCCCTCGATGTCGACCATGTCGCCGTGCTCCGGCGAAGCGGTGCCGATGACGGGCGAATCGGTTCTCAGATCGAAGTCGTAGCCCGCGCCGAGCCGGTCGTCCCTGTCCATCCAGTTCTTGTAGACCTGGGCCTTGGTGGCCGTCCGGCTGTGCGGATCCCGCGTGCAGTCGGGGCAAGGATCGTCCGCCCAGTTCTTCCAGGCCGTGAGGCGCATCGACTTGTTCGCCGAGACGTTGCGCTGGACCCATGACCTCCCGTTATCCGAGATGTAGGTGTTGTAGTCGAGGTCGTGGCCGCCCTTCGCCCAGGTGTCGCCGCCATAACCGTGCCAGATCATGCAGGTGATGATGTTGTTGAAGAAGTCGAGGTTGTGAGGCCGGTCGGCGGGACAGCCGTTGTTCCCTTGAATCACGACGCATCCCGGCGACGCTACCTGCGGGAACGTGCAGTTTTCGAAGGTGATGTTGTAAGGGCACTCGATGAAGACCGCCTCCTGCACGTTGTACGTCACCGCGTCGCGGATGAGGATATCGTGCGTCTCGGTATCGATGACGATCAGTCCGTGGTTGTACGAACCGTGGACGAACAGCCCGTCGACCGTTCCGTTGCTGGCGCCCCCGGAAAAGCTGAATCCCTCGCGGCAGCCGTAGGTCTCGATATCCTCCATGGTGAAGCCGCGCGCCTGGGTCGCCATGCACTGGCTCGCGGCGTTCCAGGAGGTCCCCGTGACCGTTCCCATGTTGTCGGGGCGCCGATAGGCGTTCTTGACCTTGAGCCGCCGGTACGTCAGGTCCGAGCTCGTCGTGTAGGCCCAGACCATCCCGCCGTAGACCTCGAGATCCTGAAGGGTGACGGAACGCCCCGAGATGCCGATCGCCTGGTAGCACGGGGTGATCACGGTCATCCGCTCGAGGACGATGTTCGAGCCGGTGATGTGGATCCCGTTGGACGATCGGGTGGTGCAGGAGGCGGCGGCAGCGATCAGGTCGACCCCGCCGGCGACGCGCGGGTCACGGTCGTCCCACGGGCGCACCCAGTAGTCCGTGGCGGTCTCGAAGTAGTTCCCCTCCTTCCCCGCGACATCGGCGGCGCCGTTGGTGTTCCGCGTCAGGCACACCGGACCGACCATGTCCCCCTTGCTGCCGTTCTCGTCCTCCCAGTACACGCTGGTCGTGTACCGCTGGATGAGACAGCTCTGGGGGCTGTTCGAGGTCCCGGTGGCCACGCCGCCCTTCGGGCAGCGATACACCCCGGGGTGGTCCGGATCCGGGGTGCAGCGGGAATCGTCGATCGACACAGCGCCGGCCATCCAGAAGCTCGCGCCGACGCCGGCGCCGGTGAACCGCTTCGGAGCCGCGGCCGAGCACGAATTCGTGATCGAGATCCTCTTCTCGTAGTAGTCCCCCGGTGCGAGGTGCACCGTGTCCCCGCAACCCGCGAGGGCGTTCGCCCGCTCGATCGTGCGGACGGCGCAGCTGCCGCCGTCGCCGGCCGGGACGTCCGCACGGCCGTCACAGGCGTCCGAACCGTCGGGCCGGACGTAGATGTCGGCGGCGGCCGCCGCCGTGACGCCGACCGCGGCGGCCAGAACGAACGGCAACCAACTCGGACGGCTCGTCACCGGGCCCTCCCGCATCCCTAAGATCCGGCCCCCCCGGGATCGAAGCAAGTCTCATGCCCGCCCGGAAGTTCTCTCGAGGAATCCCTCGATGCGACGCATGTTCGCCTCCCAGTCCAGGCGCGTTTCGACGAGGCTCCTCGCCGCCGCGATCGCCGCCCGCCTCGCGTCGTCGTCGCGGGCCACCGCTTCCAGGCGGTCGGCGAGCGCCTTCGCGTCACCGACCGGGAACAGCGCTCCCGTCCGTCCCGGGACCACGTACGGGCGGTTGGCCTCGATGTCGGTGACGACCGGATAGCTGCCGACGGCCAGGGCCTCGAAAAGGGATGCTGAGGCACCGTCGCTGCTCGAGGTGCTCACGTAGACGTCGCTCCAGGCCAGCTGCGACGGAACCTCGTCGGCGGGGATCTCTCCCAGGAACCGCAACGGCCCCGCCAGACCGAGCCGGCGGGCGAGCGCCTCGAGACGAGGGCGCTCGGGACCCGTGCCCCCGATCCTCGCCTCGAAGGGAACACCCCGGCGACGCAGCTCCGCCAGCGCTTCGACGAGAGTGTCCACCCGGTAGAGCGGCTTGAGCCACCGGATCGAGAGCACCCGGAGTGGATCGTTCGGCATCCGCCGCCGGGGCGGCCGATGGCGGAAGAGGGCGCGGTCCACGCCCCTCGGCTGGACCAGGATTCTCTCCC
This genomic window contains:
- a CDS encoding glycosyltransferase, which encodes MRILFLGPANACHVTRWVGFLQRAGHDVLLASLHEIPPQQRGRAEPLVPVPGKGATSLLAFVRALPVVRRLARRHAPDLCVAYYMTSYGLLAAVAGCRPWIGAAAGGDVLVDAFDPWPRRLRNRLALRIALPRAAGMLAWADHVARRLVELGYPRERILVQPRGVDRALFRHRPPRRRMPNDPLRVLSIRWLKPLYRVDTLVEALAELRRRGVPFEARIGGTGPERPRLEALARRLGLAGPLRFLGEIPADEVPSQLAWSDVYVSTSSSDGASASLFEALAVGSYPVVTDIEANRPYVVPGRTGALFPVGDAKALADRLEAVARDDDARRAAIAAARSLVETRLDWEANMRRIEGFLERTSGRA